From Mycolicibacterium cosmeticum, a single genomic window includes:
- a CDS encoding oxidoreductase, with translation MNVPIAVVGPGAIGSAIAADLYRAGHPVSVYGRSPRASIEVRPTDAPPIIVPGPVHTDPAVVTGPARIVFLAVKDTQTAQAAPWLDRLCDADTVVCVLQNGVEQVERVGRYCPSSTVLPAAVWLSAEAMPQGWIQLKNPLRLVLPDDPAAATVAGLFPDGTVELDADFVTAAWRKLLMNAVAGLMVLTGRRAGMFGRADIAALARRYLIECLAVARADGAALADRVVDEIVDMLAQAPPDLTTSILTDRAAGRPLEWDIRNGVVLRKARRFGLPTPIGEVLVPLLAAAGDGPG, from the coding sequence GTGAACGTGCCGATCGCAGTCGTCGGGCCCGGTGCCATCGGTTCGGCGATCGCCGCCGACCTGTACCGGGCCGGTCACCCCGTCAGCGTGTACGGACGGTCCCCGCGCGCGTCGATCGAGGTGCGCCCGACCGACGCGCCGCCGATCATCGTCCCCGGCCCGGTGCACACCGACCCCGCAGTGGTCACCGGGCCGGCCCGCATCGTCTTCCTGGCGGTCAAGGACACCCAGACCGCACAGGCCGCGCCGTGGCTGGACCGCCTGTGCGACGCAGACACCGTCGTGTGTGTGCTGCAGAACGGTGTCGAACAGGTCGAGCGGGTGGGCCGGTACTGCCCGTCGTCCACGGTGCTGCCCGCCGCCGTCTGGCTCTCCGCCGAGGCCATGCCGCAGGGCTGGATACAGCTGAAGAATCCGCTGCGGCTGGTGCTGCCGGACGACCCCGCCGCGGCCACCGTGGCCGGGCTGTTCCCGGACGGCACCGTCGAACTGGACGCCGATTTCGTCACGGCGGCCTGGCGCAAGCTGCTGATGAACGCGGTGGCGGGCTTGATGGTGCTCACCGGACGCCGGGCCGGCATGTTCGGCCGCGCCGATATCGCCGCGCTGGCGCGCCGCTACCTGATCGAGTGCCTGGCGGTGGCCCGCGCCGACGGCGCCGCGCTGGCCGACCGTGTGGTCGACGAGATCGTCGACATGCTGGCCCAGGCCCCGCCCGATCTCACCACGTCGATACTCACCGACCGCGCGGCAGGCCGGCCGCTGGAATGGGATATCCGCAACGGCGTCGTGCTGCGCAAGGCCCGCCGGTTCGGGCTGCCGACCCCGATCGGCGAGGTGTTGGTGCCACTGCTCGCGGCGGCGGGCGACGGCCCCGGATAA
- a CDS encoding SRPBCC family protein — translation MYPCEPVDLDFISEAPFRFVSTVDLAITPEQVFEVLADADSWPQWASVITKVTWTSPQPYGVGTTRTVHMRGHIVGDEEFLSWEPHSHMAFRFNQASTNSIAAFAEDYWVVPTGDGCNLTWVMAMKPNGIAARLGMTVGRPVMAWMFQRFLHNLRRYTDRRFTA, via the coding sequence ATGTATCCGTGCGAACCCGTTGATCTGGACTTCATCTCCGAGGCACCGTTCCGATTCGTCAGCACCGTCGACTTGGCCATCACCCCCGAACAGGTCTTCGAGGTGCTGGCCGACGCCGACTCCTGGCCGCAGTGGGCGTCGGTGATCACCAAGGTCACCTGGACCAGCCCGCAGCCCTACGGCGTGGGCACCACCCGCACCGTGCACATGCGCGGCCACATCGTCGGGGACGAGGAATTCCTGTCCTGGGAACCGCACAGCCACATGGCTTTCCGGTTCAACCAGGCCTCCACCAACAGCATCGCGGCGTTCGCCGAGGATTACTGGGTGGTGCCCACCGGGGATGGCTGCAACCTCACCTGGGTGATGGCGATGAAACCGAACGGCATCGCCGCCCGGCTCGGCATGACGGTGGGCCGGCCGGTGATGGCCTGGATGTTCCAGCGTTTCCTGCACAACCTGCGCCGGTACACCGACCGGCGCTTCACCGCCTGA
- the aspS gene encoding aspartate--tRNA ligase — MLRSHAAGSLRSTDAGQTVTLAGWVARRRDHGGVIFIDLRDASGVSQVVFRDAAVLEQAHRLRAEFCVAVTGVVEIRPEGNANSEIATGEIEVNATTLTVLGESAPLPFQLDETAGEEARLKYRYLDLRREGPGNAIRLRSKINAAARGVLAEHDFVEIETPTLTRSTPEGARDFLVPARLQPGSFYALPQSPQLFKQLLMVAGMERYYQIARCYRDEDFRADRQPEFTQLDMELSFVEADDVIAVSEQVLKAVWALVGYDLPLPLPRISYDEAMRRFGSDKPDLRFGVELVECTDYFSDTPFRVFQAPYVGAVVMPGGASQPRRTLDGWQEFAKQRGHKGLAYVLVGEDGTLSGPVAKNLTDAERDGLAAHVGAQPGDCVFFAAGTPKAGRALLGATRIEIAKRLNLIDPAAWAFTWVVDWPLFEPADDATASGDVAVGSGAWTAVHHAFTAPQPQSVDTFDTDPATALADAYDIVCNGNEIGGGSIRIHRRDVQERVFAMMGIDHAEAQDKFGFLLDAFTFGAPPHGGIAFGWDRITALLAGVDSIREVIAFPKSGGGVDPLTDAPAPITAAQRKESGIDAKPKVADSKHD, encoded by the coding sequence GTGCTGCGCAGCCATGCCGCCGGTTCGTTGCGGTCCACCGACGCCGGTCAGACGGTGACCCTGGCGGGTTGGGTGGCGCGCCGGCGCGACCACGGCGGCGTCATCTTCATCGACCTGCGCGACGCTTCCGGGGTGTCGCAGGTGGTGTTCCGGGATGCGGCCGTGCTGGAGCAGGCGCACCGGCTGCGTGCGGAATTCTGCGTCGCCGTCACCGGCGTCGTCGAGATCCGGCCGGAGGGCAACGCCAACTCCGAGATCGCCACCGGTGAGATCGAGGTCAACGCCACCACGCTGACGGTGCTGGGGGAGAGCGCCCCGCTGCCGTTCCAGCTCGACGAGACCGCCGGTGAGGAAGCCCGGTTGAAATACCGCTACCTGGATCTGCGCCGCGAGGGCCCCGGTAACGCAATCCGGCTGCGCTCCAAGATCAATGCCGCGGCGCGGGGAGTGCTGGCCGAGCACGATTTCGTCGAGATCGAGACGCCGACGCTGACCCGGTCCACCCCGGAGGGCGCCCGTGATTTCCTGGTCCCGGCCCGGCTGCAGCCCGGGTCGTTCTATGCGCTGCCGCAGAGCCCGCAGCTGTTCAAGCAGCTGCTGATGGTCGCCGGGATGGAGCGGTACTACCAGATCGCCCGGTGCTACCGGGACGAGGATTTCCGGGCCGATCGTCAGCCCGAGTTCACCCAGCTCGACATGGAGCTCAGCTTCGTGGAGGCCGACGATGTCATCGCCGTCTCCGAGCAGGTGCTCAAGGCGGTCTGGGCGCTGGTGGGATACGACCTGCCGTTGCCGTTGCCGCGCATCAGCTACGACGAGGCGATGCGCCGGTTCGGATCCGACAAGCCGGATCTGCGTTTCGGCGTCGAGTTGGTCGAGTGCACCGACTACTTCTCCGACACCCCGTTCCGGGTGTTCCAGGCACCGTACGTCGGTGCGGTGGTGATGCCGGGCGGCGCGTCGCAGCCACGCCGCACGCTGGACGGCTGGCAGGAGTTCGCCAAGCAGCGCGGCCACAAGGGCCTGGCCTATGTGCTGGTCGGCGAGGACGGCACGCTGAGTGGTCCGGTCGCCAAGAACCTCACCGACGCCGAGCGTGACGGGTTGGCCGCGCACGTCGGCGCGCAGCCGGGTGACTGTGTCTTCTTCGCCGCGGGCACGCCCAAGGCGGGCCGGGCCCTGCTCGGCGCCACCCGGATCGAGATCGCCAAACGGCTGAACCTGATCGACCCGGCGGCGTGGGCGTTCACCTGGGTGGTGGATTGGCCGCTGTTCGAACCGGCCGACGATGCGACCGCCTCGGGTGACGTGGCGGTCGGTTCGGGGGCCTGGACGGCGGTGCATCACGCGTTCACCGCGCCGCAGCCGCAGTCGGTGGACACCTTCGACACCGATCCGGCAACCGCGCTGGCCGACGCCTACGACATCGTGTGCAACGGCAACGAGATCGGCGGCGGGTCGATCCGTATCCACCGCCGCGACGTCCAGGAACGGGTGTTCGCGATGATGGGCATCGACCACGCCGAGGCCCAGGACAAGTTCGGATTCCTGTTGGACGCCTTCACTTTCGGCGCCCCGCCGCACGGCGGTATCGCCTTCGGCTGGGACCGCATCACCGCCCTGCTGGCCGGGGTCGACTCCATCCGCGAGGTCATCGCGTTCCCCAAGTCCGGTGGCGGCGTGGACCCGTTGACCGACGCGCCCGCGCCCATCACCGCGGCCCAGCGCAAGGAATCGGGAATAGATGCCAAGCCCAAGGTCGCTGACAGCAAGCATGACTGA
- a CDS encoding carboxylesterase/lipase family protein, translating to MSIVAELPTIVTTSHGRLRGDTEGGVGVWRGVAYAEQPLGELRFRGPQPLRPWSGVRDALEHGPLPPQGRSFVGGGRDDPKMRDEACLTVTVWSPDVSGALPVMVWIPGGAFVYGAGQLQLYNGSRLARNGDVVVVNVTYRLGVFGGFELGDLGEGFDDNLCLRDQIAALQWVRDNIAAFGGDPQRVTVFGESAGATSVLALLASPAAEGLFTRAIAQSPALPLIADRQTRARQARAFLAELGADPRHLKQLPQRRLRRAAGMIQAASAADTPTLAYGLTHGVDLLPHHPIEAARAGAVHRIPLIIGTNSHEASMFAWGKPPMLPTTPAGVDGFFARRAPQARDRVLAAYPSYPRRRALVDFGSDAMFGAPTWAFADAYSAWAPTHMYRFDHTTWTLRALGLGATHGSEIVHVQHSYGSYLGRKLHPLGRRVQPGVGRRMQRTWLEFARGGLQEWPYYDAQRRATRLIGSARDVTVADPDERRRAAWAGIY from the coding sequence GTGTCCATCGTCGCCGAACTCCCGACGATCGTGACGACCTCGCATGGCCGGCTGCGCGGCGACACCGAAGGGGGTGTCGGGGTGTGGCGCGGGGTCGCCTACGCCGAACAGCCGTTAGGCGAACTGCGCTTCCGGGGACCCCAGCCGTTACGGCCCTGGTCCGGCGTGCGCGATGCGCTGGAGCACGGACCGCTGCCGCCGCAGGGGCGATCCTTCGTCGGCGGCGGCCGCGACGACCCCAAGATGCGGGACGAGGCCTGCCTCACCGTCACCGTGTGGTCGCCCGACGTGTCGGGCGCACTGCCGGTCATGGTGTGGATCCCCGGCGGCGCGTTCGTCTACGGAGCCGGGCAGTTGCAGCTGTACAACGGATCCCGACTGGCCCGCAACGGGGACGTGGTCGTGGTGAACGTCACCTACCGGCTCGGCGTGTTCGGCGGATTCGAGCTCGGTGATCTGGGCGAGGGGTTCGACGACAACCTGTGCCTGCGAGACCAGATCGCGGCATTGCAGTGGGTGCGCGACAACATCGCCGCATTCGGTGGCGACCCGCAGCGTGTCACCGTGTTCGGTGAATCAGCCGGGGCCACATCGGTATTGGCGTTGCTGGCCAGCCCGGCCGCCGAAGGGCTGTTCACCCGCGCCATCGCGCAGAGTCCCGCGCTGCCGCTGATCGCCGACCGGCAGACCAGGGCCCGGCAGGCGCGCGCCTTCCTCGCCGAACTCGGCGCCGACCCGCGCCACCTCAAGCAGTTGCCGCAACGGAGGTTGCGCCGGGCCGCGGGCATGATCCAGGCGGCCAGTGCCGCCGACACCCCGACGCTGGCATACGGACTCACCCATGGCGTGGACCTGCTGCCGCACCATCCCATCGAGGCGGCCAGGGCCGGTGCGGTGCACCGGATCCCGCTGATCATCGGAACCAACAGTCATGAGGCGTCGATGTTCGCCTGGGGAAAGCCGCCGATGCTGCCCACCACGCCGGCCGGTGTCGACGGCTTCTTCGCCCGCCGGGCACCGCAGGCCCGGGACCGGGTGCTGGCCGCCTACCCGTCCTACCCGCGCCGGCGGGCGCTGGTCGATTTCGGCTCCGATGCCATGTTCGGCGCGCCGACCTGGGCGTTCGCCGACGCCTACAGCGCCTGGGCACCCACCCACATGTATCGCTTCGACCACACCACCTGGACGCTGCGGGCGCTCGGCCTGGGCGCCACCCACGGCAGTGAGATCGTGCACGTCCAACACAGCTACGGCTCCTATCTGGGCCGCAAACTGCATCCGCTGGGCCGGCGCGTGCAACCGGGTGTGGGCAGGCGCATGCAGCGCACCTGGCTGGAGTTCGCCAGGGGCGGCCTGCAGGAGTGGCCCTACTACGACGCGCAGCGCCGGGCCACCCGGCTGATCGGCAGTGCGCGCGATGTCACCGTCGCCGACCCCGACGAGCGCCGGCGCGCGGCCTGGGCCGGGATCTACTAG
- a CDS encoding nitroreductase family deazaflavin-dependent oxidoreductase, producing the protein MTDIDKDKLLADTAALDEFNRNVVSEFRANGGKVAAFEGGTLLLLHTTGAKSGQPRLSPLASLEVDGKILIVGSYAGAPKDPAWVHNLRVNPRARIEIGTDAYDVVARELPADERAAAYPKIVELAPVFAEYQAKTSRAIPLFELQRA; encoded by the coding sequence ATGACTGACATCGACAAGGACAAGCTGCTCGCCGACACCGCGGCCCTCGACGAATTCAACCGCAATGTGGTCTCCGAATTCCGGGCCAACGGCGGCAAGGTCGCGGCCTTCGAGGGCGGCACGCTGTTGTTGCTGCACACCACGGGGGCGAAATCCGGTCAGCCGCGGCTGTCGCCGCTGGCGTCGTTGGAGGTGGACGGCAAGATCCTGATCGTCGGCTCGTACGCCGGTGCGCCCAAGGATCCGGCCTGGGTGCACAACCTGCGCGTCAATCCGCGGGCCCGCATCGAGATCGGCACCGACGCGTACGACGTCGTCGCGCGCGAGCTGCCGGCCGACGAGCGGGCCGCCGCCTACCCGAAGATCGTCGAACTGGCCCCGGTGTTCGCGGAGTACCAGGCCAAGACCAGTCGGGCCATCCCGCTGTTCGAGCTGCAGCGCGCCTGA